In Tachypleus tridentatus isolate NWPU-2018 chromosome 7, ASM421037v1, whole genome shotgun sequence, a genomic segment contains:
- the LOC143256693 gene encoding uncharacterized protein LOC143256693 — translation MIAKVFALLFFVVAVSGGLLPYGGQVIKVIQVPSYQPKVVAAPEEAPEPYQFQFENTDDDGNTISRSESGDANGAVSGSYGYKTADGVYRQVEYVADGEGFRPKIKTNEQGTSNSASADVEIVVEEAAAPAPAPAPAPQPAVHKIVKIIQPVHGRYIHVPYYGVHAVA, via the exons ATGATTGCCAAA GTTTTCGcactattattttttgttgttgctgtgaGCGGTGGTCTTTTACCGTATGGTGGCCAGGTGATAAAAGTCATCCAAGTTCCAAGCTACCAACCGAAAGTGGTCGCGGCACCTGAG GAGGCCCCAGAACCATATCAGTTTCAATTTGAAAATACGGACGATGATGGTAACACTATAAGCCGATCAGAATCTGGTGACGCAAATGGTGCTGTAAGTGGATCCTATGGATACAAGACTGCAGACGGTGTCTACCGTCAGGTGGAGTACGTAGCAGACGGTGAAGGATTTCGTCCTAAAATCAAAACCAACGAACAAGGTACTAGCAACTCAGCATCAGCTGATGTAGAGATTGTAGTTGAAGAAGCTGCTGCCCCTGCTCCTGCCCCTGCTCCTGCTCCTCAACCTGCTGTCCACAAGATCGTGAAAATTATTCAACCTGTGCACGGCCGCTACATCCATGTCCCTTACTACGGTGTTCACGCGGTTGCTTAG